The following are encoded in a window of Streptomyces sp. SAT1 genomic DNA:
- a CDS encoding TlpA family protein disulfide reductase, with protein sequence MSAASRAPQCSRRANRTSAPHRTRTPRARGRAVLLAAGTAAAALVLTACGSGGTSGGSGNTNFITGSDGIATVKKGDRKPAPELSGKTIDGKELDLAAYKGKVVVLNVWGSWCSPCRAEAPNLVKVAGDTAAEGVRFVGINTRDTSTQPAQQFEKSYAVPYPSLYDPTGKLMLRFKKGTLNPQAIPSTLVIDRDGNIAARALQALSEEKLRKMLDPVLAEK encoded by the coding sequence ATGAGTGCCGCCAGCCGCGCCCCCCAGTGCTCCCGCCGGGCGAACCGCACGTCCGCACCGCACCGCACGCGCACGCCCCGTGCCCGCGGCCGCGCCGTCCTGCTCGCCGCCGGGACCGCGGCCGCGGCACTCGTCCTGACCGCCTGCGGCTCCGGGGGCACCTCCGGCGGCTCGGGCAACACCAACTTCATCACCGGCTCCGACGGCATCGCCACGGTGAAGAAGGGCGACCGCAAGCCCGCCCCCGAGCTGTCCGGCAAGACCATCGACGGCAAGGAGCTCGACCTCGCCGCCTACAAGGGCAAGGTCGTCGTCCTCAACGTCTGGGGCTCCTGGTGCTCGCCGTGCCGCGCCGAGGCGCCCAACCTGGTCAAGGTCGCCGGGGACACCGCCGCCGAGGGCGTGCGGTTCGTCGGCATCAACACCCGCGACACCAGCACCCAGCCGGCCCAGCAGTTCGAGAAGAGCTACGCGGTGCCGTACCCGAGCCTGTACGACCCCACCGGCAAGCTGATGCTCCGCTTCAAGAAGGGCACCCTCAATCCGCAGGCCATCCCGAGCACCCTGGTCATCGACCGGGACGGGAACATCGCGGCGCGCGCCCTCCAGGCGCTCAGCGAGGAGAAGCTGCGCAAGATGCTCGACCCGGTCCTCGCGGAGAAGTGA
- a CDS encoding cytochrome c biogenesis CcdA family protein produces MLLAAATDPNQTVFSGALLLALPVAVLGGLVSFFSPCVLPLVPGYLSYVTGVTGTDLAEARRGRMAVGASLFVLGFTVVFVSGGAMFGFFGQTLQEYKGTLSKVLGVLMILMGVFFMGLMPWLTQREFRFHRRPATGLVGAPLLGALFGVGWTPCIGPTLASVVALSSNQASAGRGALLTVAYCAGLGIPFVLTAIAFRKALGAFGWVKRHYVWVLRLGGTMMIVTGVLLLTGAWDRLVQEMQTWSSGFTVGI; encoded by the coding sequence GTGCTACTGGCCGCAGCCACCGATCCCAACCAGACGGTCTTCAGCGGGGCCCTGCTGCTCGCGCTGCCCGTCGCCGTCCTCGGCGGACTCGTCTCCTTCTTCTCGCCGTGCGTCCTGCCCCTCGTCCCCGGCTACCTCTCGTACGTGACCGGGGTCACCGGCACCGACCTGGCCGAGGCCCGGCGCGGCCGGATGGCCGTGGGCGCCTCGCTGTTCGTGCTCGGCTTCACCGTCGTGTTCGTCAGCGGCGGCGCGATGTTCGGCTTCTTCGGGCAGACCCTCCAGGAGTACAAGGGGACCCTGTCCAAGGTGCTGGGTGTGCTCATGATCCTCATGGGCGTCTTCTTCATGGGCCTGATGCCCTGGCTGACCCAGCGTGAGTTCCGCTTCCACCGGCGGCCGGCCACCGGCCTGGTCGGCGCACCCCTGCTCGGCGCCCTGTTCGGCGTCGGCTGGACGCCGTGCATCGGCCCGACGCTGGCCTCCGTGGTGGCGCTCTCCTCCAACCAGGCCAGCGCCGGGCGCGGTGCCCTGCTGACCGTCGCCTACTGCGCCGGGCTCGGCATACCGTTCGTGCTCACCGCCATCGCCTTCCGCAAGGCCCTCGGCGCGTTCGGCTGGGTCAAGCGCCACTATGTGTGGGTGCTGCGCCTCGGCGGGACGATGATGATCGTGACCGGTGTGCTGCTGCTCACCGGCGCCTGGGACCGGCTGGTGCAGGAGATGCAGACCTGGTCCAGCGGCTTCACTGTGGGGATCTGA
- the resB gene encoding cytochrome c biogenesis protein ResB: protein MSKTTPGTRADEKPAAPPPGEDDLGAAGSQLSTAPAETAVPGSFGGRRAPGAAGWLAWAGREFIGWVRWFWRQLTSMRVALLLLFLLSLGAIPGSLIPQTGSDATKVEAFRQAHTTLAPVYDRLGLFHVYSSVWFSAIYILLFVSLIGCIVPRTWQFTGQLRSRPPGAPKRLTRLPAYATWRTAAAPEEVREAALRTLRQRRFRAHLSGDAVAAEKGYLREAGNLLFHIALIVMLIAFAWGQLFKTEGNKLIVEGDGFANTLTQYDDFKSGNLFDDDDLVPFSFTLKKFTGTYEPSGPNKGTPRTYQADIDYSVGADGEERHRTVKVNEPLEIDDAKVYLVSHGYAPTVTVRDGKGRVVYRQAVPLLPLDPNVTSQGAIKVMDGYKNAQGKSEQLGFAAFFVPTFAGAGKGTMFSQFPALRFPVLSLGAYHGDLGVDAGTPQNIYQLDTKNPNLKPFKDAKGNILKSRLLPGETLTLPGGAGSITFDKDIKEWAGFQIVQQPGTGWALTGAVAAIFGLAGSLFIQRRRVWVRAVAGADGVTVVEVAGLGRSESAKLPEEIGALAALVHDKAPTQPEQPDAGSDPEQSAATPVPAEGAEKK from the coding sequence ATGAGCAAGACGACACCCGGTACGCGCGCCGACGAGAAGCCGGCCGCGCCGCCCCCCGGTGAGGACGACCTCGGCGCGGCCGGCTCCCAGCTGTCCACCGCGCCCGCCGAGACGGCCGTGCCCGGCTCCTTCGGCGGCCGCCGCGCCCCCGGCGCGGCCGGCTGGCTCGCCTGGGCCGGCCGCGAGTTCATCGGCTGGGTCCGCTGGTTCTGGCGGCAGCTGACCTCCATGCGGGTCGCGCTGCTGCTGCTGTTCCTGCTCTCCCTGGGCGCCATCCCCGGCTCGCTGATCCCGCAGACCGGCAGCGACGCGACGAAGGTCGAGGCGTTCCGCCAGGCCCACACCACGCTCGCGCCCGTCTACGACCGGCTCGGCCTGTTCCACGTCTACAGCTCGGTGTGGTTCTCCGCGATCTACATCCTGCTGTTCGTCTCCCTCATCGGCTGCATCGTGCCGCGCACCTGGCAGTTCACCGGCCAGCTGCGCAGCCGCCCGCCGGGCGCGCCCAAGCGGCTGACCCGGCTGCCCGCGTACGCCACCTGGCGCACCGCCGCCGCGCCCGAGGAGGTCCGCGAGGCCGCGCTGAGGACGCTGCGGCAGCGCCGCTTCCGCGCCCACCTCTCCGGTGACGCGGTCGCCGCCGAGAAGGGCTATCTGCGCGAGGCGGGCAACCTGCTCTTCCACATCGCGCTGATCGTGATGCTGATCGCCTTCGCCTGGGGCCAGTTGTTCAAGACCGAGGGCAACAAGCTGATCGTCGAGGGCGACGGCTTCGCCAACACCCTCACCCAGTACGACGACTTCAAGTCCGGGAACCTCTTCGACGACGACGACCTCGTCCCGTTCAGCTTCACCCTGAAGAAGTTCACCGGCACCTACGAGCCGAGCGGCCCCAACAAGGGCACCCCGCGCACCTACCAGGCGGACATCGACTACAGCGTCGGCGCCGACGGCGAGGAGCGGCACCGGACCGTCAAGGTCAACGAGCCGCTGGAGATCGACGACGCCAAGGTCTACCTGGTCAGCCACGGCTACGCCCCCACCGTCACCGTGCGCGACGGCAAGGGCCGGGTGGTCTACCGCCAGGCCGTGCCGCTGCTGCCGCTGGACCCCAACGTCACCTCGCAGGGCGCGATCAAGGTGATGGACGGCTACAAGAACGCGCAGGGCAAGAGCGAGCAGCTCGGCTTCGCCGCGTTCTTCGTGCCGACCTTCGCCGGGGCCGGCAAGGGCACGATGTTCTCCCAGTTCCCCGCGCTCCGGTTCCCCGTCCTGTCGCTGGGCGCCTACCACGGCGACCTGGGCGTGGACGCGGGCACCCCGCAGAACATCTACCAGCTCGACACCAAGAACCCGAACCTGAAGCCGTTCAAGGACGCCAAGGGCAACATCCTCAAGAGCCGCCTGCTGCCCGGCGAGACCCTGACGCTGCCCGGCGGCGCCGGCTCCATCACGTTCGACAAGGACATCAAGGAGTGGGCCGGCTTCCAGATCGTCCAGCAGCCGGGCACCGGCTGGGCGCTGACCGGAGCCGTCGCCGCGATCTTCGGCCTGGCCGGATCGCTGTTCATCCAGCGCCGCCGGGTCTGGGTGCGGGCGGTGGCGGGCGCCGACGGGGTGACGGTCGTCGAGGTGGCCGGTCTGGGCCGCAGCGAGTCGGCGAAGCTCCCCGAGGAGATCGGCGCCCTGGCCGCCCTGGTCCACGACAAGGCACCCACACAGCCCGAACAGCCCGACGCCGGCTCCGACCCGGAGCAGAGCGCCGCCACCCCCGTACCCGCCGAAGGGGCTGAGAAGAAGTGA
- the ccsB gene encoding c-type cytochrome biogenesis protein CcsB produces MTLAAATELATATNENLAHTSNALIYSSMAVYTLAFLAYIAEWLFGSRSKVARTAAALTATEQKAAGAAGPAVAVKSAGGTAVLERPQVVVRSAAGARDVPDGPGAHGGDVQGDLYGRIAVSLTVLAFLVELAGVVARAASVERAPWGNMYEFNITFSTVAVGVYLALLALKKNVRWIGLFLTTTVLLDLGLAVTVLYTASDQLVPALHSYWLYIHVSTAIFCGAALYVGAVGTLAYLFKDSYENKLASGGEPGSFAKSVLERLPAAASLDKFAYRINAAVFPLWTFTIIAGSIWAESAWGRYWGWDPKETWAFITWVAYAGYLHARSTAGWKGRKAAYIALIAFACYLFNYYGVNIFVGGKHSYAGV; encoded by the coding sequence GTGACTCTCGCCGCCGCAACCGAGCTCGCCACGGCGACCAACGAAAACCTGGCGCACACCAGCAACGCGCTGATCTACTCCTCGATGGCCGTCTACACCCTGGCCTTCCTCGCCTACATCGCGGAATGGCTCTTCGGCAGCCGCAGCAAGGTGGCCCGCACGGCCGCCGCGCTCACCGCCACCGAGCAGAAGGCGGCCGGGGCCGCGGGCCCGGCCGTGGCGGTGAAGTCCGCCGGGGGCACCGCCGTACTGGAGCGCCCCCAGGTCGTCGTGCGGTCCGCCGCCGGCGCCCGCGACGTGCCCGACGGGCCCGGCGCGCACGGCGGTGACGTGCAGGGCGACCTGTACGGCCGGATCGCCGTCTCGCTCACCGTGCTCGCCTTCCTGGTGGAGCTGGCGGGCGTCGTCGCCCGCGCGGCCTCCGTGGAGCGGGCGCCGTGGGGCAACATGTACGAGTTCAACATCACCTTCTCCACGGTCGCGGTCGGCGTGTACCTCGCGCTGCTCGCCCTGAAGAAGAACGTGCGCTGGATCGGCCTGTTCCTGACCACCACGGTCCTGCTGGACCTGGGCCTCGCGGTCACCGTCCTGTACACGGCCAGCGACCAGCTCGTCCCGGCCCTGCACTCGTACTGGCTGTACATCCACGTCTCCACCGCGATCTTCTGCGGCGCGGCCCTGTACGTCGGCGCGGTCGGCACGCTCGCCTACCTCTTCAAGGACTCCTACGAGAACAAGCTGGCCTCGGGCGGCGAGCCGGGCTCCTTCGCGAAGTCGGTGCTGGAGCGGCTGCCCGCCGCCGCCTCGCTGGACAAGTTCGCGTACCGGATCAACGCGGCCGTCTTCCCGCTGTGGACGTTCACGATCATCGCGGGCTCCATCTGGGCCGAGTCGGCCTGGGGCCGCTACTGGGGCTGGGACCCCAAGGAGACCTGGGCCTTCATCACCTGGGTCGCCTACGCCGGCTACCTGCACGCCCGCTCCACGGCCGGCTGGAAGGGCCGCAAGGCGGCGTACATCGCGCTGATCGCGTTCGCCTGCTACCTGTTCAACTACTACGGCGTGAACATCTTCGTCGGCGGCAAGCACTCGTACGCGGGCGTCTGA
- a CDS encoding SRPBCC domain-containing protein, producing MTGSFGGSIEQGTSQTHGSTHILGFLVRFPRPMEAVWPALSTPDGLAGWFTPADELEPRLGGAVSLRGLGSGQVTAWDVDRVAEYTLADGGRIRFHLERDGAEGCVLRCTHEFGGEGASERAWRTRFGRLIEKLAGE from the coding sequence ATGACCGGTTCCTTCGGCGGTTCCATCGAACAGGGCACCAGCCAGACGCACGGCAGTACGCACATCCTGGGCTTCCTGGTCCGCTTCCCGCGGCCCATGGAGGCCGTCTGGCCCGCGCTGTCCACCCCGGACGGGCTCGCGGGCTGGTTCACCCCCGCCGACGAGCTGGAACCCCGGCTCGGCGGCGCGGTCAGCCTGCGCGGCCTGGGCAGCGGCCAGGTCACCGCCTGGGACGTCGACCGGGTCGCCGAGTACACCCTGGCGGACGGCGGCCGGATCCGCTTCCACCTGGAACGGGACGGCGCGGAGGGCTGTGTGCTCCGCTGCACCCATGAGTTCGGCGGCGAGGGCGCCTCGGAGCGGGCCTGGCGGACCCGTTTCGGACGTCTCATCGAAAAGCTGGCGGGAGAGTAG
- a CDS encoding nucleoside deaminase: MDEAQARAWLGTALAEARAGLAEGGIPVGAALYAADGTLLGRGRNRRVQDGDPSLHAETAAFRAAGRQRSYRGTTMVTTLSPCWYCSGLVRQFGIGRVVVGEAVTFHGGHGWLAEHGTEIVVLDDPQCVELMRGFVRERPELWREDIGE; the protein is encoded by the coding sequence ATGGACGAGGCCCAGGCACGCGCATGGCTCGGCACGGCGCTCGCTGAGGCGCGCGCCGGGCTCGCGGAGGGCGGCATCCCGGTCGGCGCGGCGCTCTACGCGGCCGACGGCACCCTGCTGGGGCGGGGCCGCAACCGGCGGGTGCAGGACGGCGACCCGTCGCTGCACGCGGAGACGGCCGCGTTCCGCGCCGCGGGACGGCAGCGGTCCTACCGGGGCACGACGATGGTGACCACGCTCTCGCCCTGCTGGTACTGCTCCGGGCTGGTCCGCCAGTTCGGGATCGGCCGGGTCGTCGTCGGGGAAGCGGTCACCTTCCACGGCGGGCACGGGTGGCTGGCGGAGCACGGCACGGAGATCGTGGTCCTCGACGACCCGCAGTGCGTGGAACTGATGCGCGGCTTCGTGCGCGAGCGCCCGGAGCTGTGGCGGGAGGACATCGGGGAGTGA
- a CDS encoding TetR/AcrR family transcriptional regulator: protein MSPKQQRGEATADLLLEAALRVYAVTGDNGLTVTAVTAASGVSMGSLYHHFGSIEGLSTALHTRWNSRLLDALLTALVPTRTLHTGVRALVRAYLAFIQEHRDAALFLHSSGTSRDAMRHGRQVHETQEARLAELAGWLGPRVAAGEIAPLPAPLIEALVMGPVVATARRWLSGAGEVDLEEAVRLLPDRICRSLAP from the coding sequence ATGAGCCCCAAGCAGCAGCGCGGGGAGGCCACCGCCGACCTGCTCCTGGAGGCGGCGCTGCGCGTGTACGCGGTGACCGGCGACAACGGCCTGACCGTCACCGCGGTCACCGCCGCCAGCGGGGTGAGCATGGGCAGCCTGTACCACCACTTCGGCAGCATCGAGGGGCTGTCGACCGCGCTGCACACCCGCTGGAACTCCCGCCTGCTGGACGCCCTGCTGACGGCGCTGGTCCCCACCCGCACGCTGCACACCGGCGTCCGGGCGCTGGTGCGGGCGTATCTCGCCTTCATCCAGGAGCACCGGGACGCGGCGCTGTTCCTGCACTCCTCCGGGACGTCGCGGGACGCGATGCGCCACGGGCGGCAGGTGCACGAGACGCAGGAGGCGCGGCTGGCGGAGCTGGCGGGCTGGCTGGGACCGCGCGTCGCCGCCGGGGAGATCGCGCCGCTGCCCGCGCCGCTGATCGAGGCGCTGGTGATGGGTCCGGTGGTGGCCACGGCGCGGCGCTGGCTGTCCGGGGCCGGCGAGGTCGACCTGGAGGAGGCGGTCCGGCTGCTGCCCGACCGCATCTGCCGCTCGCTGGCGCCCTGA
- a CDS encoding serine/threonine-protein kinase: MVELSGGGAEPLSEGDPRRIGAIPLVGRLGAGGMGRVYLGVHQGEYAAVKQVLPSVFAEDPGFLRRFGQELDNLARLPADVTAPLLASDREARPPWLATEYIPGLTLSEVVEEYGTLCADALWLLLREAAAGLAAVHDADMVHRDLKPSNVMLTGDGVTLIDFGVARAAEQSRLTRTGVVVGTPSYMSPEQASGARRLTGATDVFALGSLLAYAATGHSPFGEGAGVDLLYRIVHDAPGLSGLREVDADLADLVAACLEKDPEARPGAAELLERARGRDLPERAAWPEGAGERLAERAAFAAAPPRGTELAELEKLARSATTAGGPGAAAGEGGAGGGRSSGGGGDGGVAGPGSDSGSGGKDTAPDREPAHRGRRRVLLALVPVVVTATGATLALQLLPYTAATSDGAQAAPTVSVPVTGPGGPSPSGASARATATPSGSASPGKGGKKGKDKGDGKGKDSAAGQPGEKDADGADGTDGAGGRGGQPGGGGKAGGGGTTGKESAGGGSGSGGGGGGSTKPSGGGSGKGGGSGGSGGSGGSGGSGGSTGEPPASGIFTLRNGSSGTCLSVSYGYGAIMESCTSARADWEFRSAGSGGVHLFNKATGACLSASLPAGGLMTMSCDRAGSSDADISWRYGSGGTLRSDYNGRCVAVLANGTVDTAACSSGSAAQRWSKS, from the coding sequence GTGGTGGAGCTGAGCGGCGGCGGGGCCGAGCCGCTGTCGGAGGGGGACCCGCGGCGGATCGGCGCGATCCCGCTCGTCGGGCGGCTCGGCGCCGGCGGCATGGGCCGCGTGTACCTGGGCGTGCACCAGGGGGAGTACGCCGCCGTGAAGCAGGTGCTGCCCTCGGTCTTCGCCGAGGATCCCGGCTTCCTGCGCCGGTTCGGGCAGGAGCTGGACAACCTGGCCCGGCTGCCCGCCGACGTGACCGCGCCGCTGCTGGCCAGCGACCGCGAGGCCCGCCCGCCGTGGCTGGCCACCGAGTACATCCCCGGGCTCACGCTCAGCGAGGTCGTCGAGGAGTACGGCACGCTCTGCGCCGACGCCCTGTGGTTACTGCTGCGCGAGGCGGCGGCCGGGCTCGCCGCGGTGCACGACGCCGACATGGTGCACCGCGACCTCAAGCCGTCCAACGTCATGCTCACCGGCGACGGCGTCACCCTCATCGACTTCGGCGTCGCCCGCGCCGCCGAGCAGAGCCGGCTGACCCGCACCGGCGTGGTCGTCGGCACCCCCTCCTACATGTCACCCGAACAGGCGTCCGGGGCCCGGCGGCTGACCGGCGCCACGGACGTCTTCGCGCTGGGTTCCCTGCTCGCGTACGCGGCGACCGGGCACTCCCCGTTCGGCGAGGGCGCCGGGGTCGACCTGCTCTACCGGATCGTGCACGACGCGCCCGGCCTGAGCGGCCTGCGCGAGGTCGACGCGGACCTCGCGGACCTGGTGGCGGCCTGTCTGGAGAAGGACCCCGAGGCCCGGCCCGGCGCGGCGGAACTGCTGGAGCGGGCGCGCGGGCGCGACCTGCCCGAGCGGGCCGCCTGGCCCGAGGGCGCCGGGGAACGGCTCGCCGAGCGGGCCGCGTTCGCCGCGGCCCCGCCCCGGGGCACGGAACTGGCGGAGCTGGAGAAGCTCGCGCGGTCCGCCACCACGGCCGGGGGGCCGGGTGCGGCGGCGGGGGAGGGCGGCGCCGGGGGTGGCCGCAGCAGCGGGGGCGGGGGTGACGGCGGGGTCGCCGGGCCCGGCTCGGACTCCGGTTCCGGCGGCAAGGACACCGCGCCGGACCGCGAGCCCGCCCACCGGGGCCGACGGCGCGTGCTGCTGGCGCTCGTCCCGGTCGTGGTCACGGCGACCGGCGCCACCCTCGCCCTGCAACTGCTGCCCTACACGGCCGCCACCAGCGACGGCGCGCAGGCCGCCCCCACCGTCTCGGTGCCGGTCACGGGACCGGGCGGCCCGTCCCCGTCCGGCGCCTCCGCTCGGGCGACGGCGACGCCGTCCGGGTCCGCGTCGCCGGGCAAGGGCGGGAAGAAGGGCAAGGACAAGGGAGACGGCAAGGGCAAGGACAGCGCGGCCGGGCAGCCGGGGGAGAAGGACGCGGACGGGGCGGACGGCACGGACGGCGCGGGCGGCCGGGGCGGGCAGCCGGGCGGCGGCGGCAAGGCCGGGGGCGGCGGCACGACCGGCAAGGAGAGCGCGGGCGGCGGCTCCGGGAGCGGCGGTGGCGGGGGCGGGAGCACCAAGCCGTCGGGCGGCGGCTCCGGAAAGGGCGGGGGCTCGGGCGGGAGCGGGGGCTCCGGTGGAAGCGGCGGTTCCGGCGGCAGCACCGGCGAGCCGCCCGCCTCGGGCATCTTCACCCTGCGCAACGGCTCCAGCGGCACCTGCCTGTCCGTCTCCTACGGCTACGGCGCGATCATGGAGAGCTGCACGTCCGCGCGCGCGGACTGGGAGTTCCGCAGCGCCGGCTCCGGCGGCGTCCACCTCTTCAACAAGGCGACCGGCGCCTGTCTGAGCGCCAGCCTGCCGGCCGGCGGCCTCATGACCATGTCCTGCGACCGCGCAGGCAGCAGCGACGCGGACATCAGCTGGCGCTACGGCTCCGGCGGCACCCTCAGGAGCGACTACAACGGCCGCTGCGTCGCCGTCCTCGCCAACGGCACCGTGGACACCGCCGCCTGTTCCTCCGGCTCCGCCGCCCAGCGCTGGTCGAAGAGCTAG
- a CDS encoding menaquinone biosynthesis decarboxylase produces MAYDDLRSLLRALEREGDLKRIKAEVDPYLEVGEIVDRVQKSGGPALLFENVKGSAMPLAMNVFGTDRRLLKALGLKSYAEISERIGGLLRPELPHGFVGVREAFGKLGAMAHVPPRKVKEAPVQEVVLRGDDVDLDALPALFTWPQDGGSFFNLGLTHTKDPESGIRNLGLYRLQRHDRRTIGMHWQIHKDSRNHYQVAARRGERLPVAIAFGCPPAVTYASTAPLPGDIDEYLFAGFLAGRRIEMVDCKTVPLQVPAQAEVVLEGWLEPGEMLPEGPFGDHTGFYTPQEPFPALTIDCVTMRRRPLLQSIVVGRPPTEDGPLGRATERFFLPLLRIIVPDIVDYHLPEAGGFHNCAIVSIDKKYPKHAQKVMHAIWGAHMMSLTKLIVVVDADCDVHDLHEVAWRALGNTDYARDLTVVEGPVDHLDHASYQQFWGGKAGIDATKKLPQEGYTRDGGWPEMVVSDPDTAAKVDRRWKEYGL; encoded by the coding sequence ATGGCTTACGACGATCTTCGCTCCCTGCTCAGGGCGCTGGAGCGCGAGGGCGACCTCAAGCGCATCAAGGCCGAGGTCGACCCGTATCTGGAGGTCGGTGAGATCGTCGACCGGGTGCAGAAGTCCGGCGGCCCCGCACTGCTCTTCGAGAACGTGAAGGGCTCGGCGATGCCGCTCGCCATGAACGTCTTCGGCACCGACCGCAGGCTGCTGAAGGCGCTCGGCCTGAAGTCCTACGCCGAGATCAGCGAGCGGATCGGCGGGCTGCTGCGGCCCGAGCTGCCGCACGGCTTCGTGGGTGTGCGCGAGGCGTTCGGCAAGCTCGGCGCGATGGCGCACGTACCGCCGCGCAAGGTCAAGGAGGCGCCCGTCCAGGAGGTCGTGCTGCGCGGCGACGACGTCGACCTCGACGCGCTGCCCGCGCTGTTCACCTGGCCCCAGGACGGCGGCTCCTTCTTCAACCTCGGTCTGACCCACACCAAGGACCCGGAGTCGGGCATCCGCAACCTGGGCCTGTACCGGCTCCAGCGCCACGACCGGCGCACCATCGGCATGCACTGGCAGATCCACAAGGACAGCCGCAACCACTACCAGGTGGCGGCCCGGCGCGGCGAGCGGCTGCCGGTCGCCATCGCCTTCGGCTGCCCGCCCGCCGTGACGTACGCCTCCACCGCGCCGCTGCCCGGCGACATCGACGAGTACCTGTTCGCCGGGTTCCTCGCGGGCCGGCGGATCGAGATGGTCGACTGCAAGACCGTGCCGCTCCAGGTCCCGGCCCAGGCCGAAGTGGTCCTGGAGGGCTGGCTGGAGCCGGGCGAGATGCTGCCGGAGGGCCCCTTCGGCGACCACACCGGCTTCTACACCCCGCAGGAGCCCTTCCCGGCGCTCACCATCGACTGCGTGACGATGCGCAGGCGCCCGCTGCTCCAGTCGATCGTGGTCGGCAGGCCCCCCACGGAGGACGGCCCGCTCGGCCGCGCCACTGAGCGCTTCTTCCTGCCGCTGCTCAGGATCATCGTGCCGGACATCGTGGACTACCACCTGCCCGAGGCGGGCGGCTTCCACAACTGCGCGATCGTCTCCATCGACAAGAAGTACCCCAAGCACGCCCAGAAGGTGATGCACGCCATCTGGGGAGCGCACATGATGTCGCTGACCAAGCTGATCGTGGTCGTCGACGCCGACTGCGACGTGCACGATCTGCACGAGGTCGCCTGGCGGGCCCTGGGCAACACGGACTACGCCCGTGACCTCACCGTCGTCGAAGGCCCCGTCGACCACCTCGACCACGCCTCCTACCAGCAGTTCTGGGGCGGCAAGGCAGGCATCGACGCCACGAAGAAGCTGCCGCAGGAGGGATACACCCGCGACGGCGGCTGGCCGGAGATGGTGGTCTCCGACCCGGATACGGCGGCGAAAGTCGACCGCCGCTGGAAGGAGTACGGCCTGTGA
- the mqnP gene encoding menaquinone biosynthesis prenyltransferase MqnP — translation MSASAAAMPQPGRTKAFLRLVMIEHSVFALPFAYIAALTAMYEWDENIHWARLLLVTVCMVGLRTFAMAVNRIIDREIDARNPRTAHRELVTGAMSVRHAWTGALIALVVFLGAAALLNPLCLALAPIAVVPMVVYPYGKRFTNFPQAILGLAQAMGPIGGWLAISGEWSWKAVILGLAVGVWIGGFDLIYACQDVETDRQIGVRSVPARFGIPAAIWGARACHTVTTALFVWFALATGAGVLFWLGLLVVAGAFLYEHTIVRPHDLSRLNRAFFSVNGFIGIALFVCALLDLLVRGLRP, via the coding sequence GTGAGCGCCTCCGCCGCCGCGATGCCCCAGCCGGGACGCACGAAAGCATTCCTCCGCCTGGTCATGATCGAGCACTCGGTCTTCGCGCTGCCCTTCGCGTACATCGCCGCGCTCACCGCGATGTACGAGTGGGACGAGAACATCCACTGGGCGCGGCTGCTCCTGGTGACCGTCTGCATGGTGGGGCTGCGCACCTTCGCCATGGCGGTGAACCGGATCATCGACCGGGAGATCGACGCCCGCAACCCGCGCACCGCGCACCGCGAGCTGGTCACCGGCGCGATGTCCGTACGGCACGCCTGGACCGGTGCGCTGATCGCCCTGGTGGTCTTCCTGGGCGCCGCCGCCCTGCTGAACCCGCTCTGCCTGGCCCTCGCCCCCATCGCGGTGGTCCCGATGGTCGTCTACCCCTACGGCAAGCGGTTCACGAACTTCCCGCAGGCCATCCTGGGCCTGGCCCAGGCGATGGGCCCGATCGGCGGCTGGCTGGCGATCAGCGGCGAGTGGTCGTGGAAGGCGGTGATCCTGGGCCTGGCCGTCGGCGTCTGGATCGGCGGCTTCGACCTGATCTACGCCTGCCAGGACGTCGAGACCGACCGCCAGATCGGCGTCCGCTCGGTCCCGGCCCGCTTCGGCATCCCGGCCGCGATCTGGGGCGCCCGCGCCTGCCATACCGTCACCACGGCCCTGTTCGTCTGGTTCGCCCTGGCCACCGGCGCGGGCGTCCTCTTCTGGCTCGGCCTGCTCGTCGTCGCCGGCGCCTTCCTCTACGAACACACCATCGTCCGCCCCCACGACCTGTCCCGCCTGAACCGGGCGTTCTTCAGTGTCAACGGCTTCATCGGCATCGCGCTCTTCGTGTGCGCGCTGCTGGATCTGCTGGTGCGGGGGCTGCGGCCGTAG